A genomic region of Manihot esculenta cultivar AM560-2 chromosome 15, M.esculenta_v8, whole genome shotgun sequence contains the following coding sequences:
- the LOC110601416 gene encoding protein BCCIP homolog, whose product MMPRRTRMQRRSTMVRPVTFSSCIRFVSNLATAYMTKHQKLDVKLQRYSPDAPGDSFAKLSLEEKSELSESSEEEESKGASRADFVFFDPKSDDFHGVKMLLQNYLDNKQWDLSGFVDLILGQSTVGTVVKKEDDEDDGLFSVVTALNLGRYKDHKCIMEIREFLIEVCQDRNVIDDLRLLWTEQAHDVGLLVSQRVTNLPLQLLPLLYSALFYEVLLAAEDEPTEELRKALCFKSYLIVSKIYKHKNADYEKGESCQNEEFIIYIKPEDEIFHKLCLWSFCFPLHSEDVTTHEVSDYRLMGLVMAVEAHKISSFLEELHSLFVES is encoded by the exons ATGATGCCACGCAGAACAAGGATGCAAAGGCGATCAACCATGGTTCGGCCAGTGACTTTCTCCTCCTGTATCCGATTTGTCTCAAATCTTGCCACTGCTTACATGACCAAGCATCAAAAGCTTGACGTGAAGCTGCAAAGATATTCCCCCGATGCACCag GAGATAGCTTTGCTAAGCTATCCTTGGAAGAGAAGAGTGAACTGTCCGAGTCTTCTGAGGAAGAAGAGTCCAAA GGTGCTAGCCGAGCTGATTTTGTCTTCTTTGATCCTAAGTCTGATGATTTTCATGGAGTGAAGATGTTGCTGCAAAATTACCTTGATAATAAGCAGTGGGACTTGAGCGGTTTTGTAGACTTGATATTGGGACAGAGCACAGTGGGGACTGTTGTTaagaaagaagatgatgaagacGATGGACTGTTTTCTGTTGTTACCGCCCTTAACTTGGGGAGATATAAG GATCATAAATGTATCATGGAGATCAGGGAGTTTCTCATTGAAGTTTGTCAGGACAGAAATGTAATAGATGATCTGAGATTACTCTGGACAGAGCAAGCACATGATGTAGGTCTTTTGGTCTCTCAACGTGTCACAAATCTTCCACTACAACTTCTTCCACTTCTTTATAGTGCTCTCTTCTATGAAGTTTTATTGGCTGCAGAAGATGAG CCGACAGAGGAGCTCAGGAAGGCTTTGTGCTTCAAGTCTTATTTGATAGTTAGTAAAATTTACAAG CACAAGAATGCAGACTATGAAAAGGGGGAAAGCTGTCAAAATGAGGAattcataatatatattaagCCTGAAGATGAAATTTTTCACAAG CTCTGCCTGTGGTCCTTCTGTTTTCCTCTGCACTCGGAGGATGTAACAACTCATGAG GTAAGCGATTACAGGTTAATGGGATTAGTCATGGCTGTTGAGGCACACAAAATTTCTAGTTTTCTTGAGGAATTACACTCTTTGTTTGTTGAATCCTGA
- the LOC110601687 gene encoding DELLA protein GAIP-B: protein MKREYSNLHPRLDPATAGSSSSGYSNMPLANSNLNSDASCKAKMWADDAQADGGMDELLAVLGYKVRSSDMAEVAQKLEQLEEVMGQVHEDGFSHIASETVHYNPSDLSTWLESMLSELNPNPIFDPVVVPAQPTLDDSFFAPPESSTITSIDFAEHTHQQGRQKQQNTNKQSRGVVFEESSSSDYDLKAIPGKSVFAQSHQIDSSSSSSRDPKRLKPATSDHLYPPAAASPSSSTIGAAGSFAVSTESTRPVVLVDSQENGIRLVHLLMACAEAVQQNNIPLAEALVKQIGYLAVSQAGAMRKVATYFAEALARRIYRLYPQSPIDHSLSDILQMHFYETCPYLKFAHFTANQAILEAFEGKKRVHVIDFSMNQGMQWPALLQALALRPGGPPAFRLTGIGPPSHDNSDHLQEVGWKLAQLAETIHVEFEYRGFVANSLADLDASMLELRPSEFESVAVNSVFELHKLLARPGAIEKVLTVVKQMKPEIITIVEQEANHNCPVFLDRFTESLHYYSTLFDSLEGSVSSQDKVMSEVYLGKQICNVVACEGVDRIERHETLTQWRTRLGSSGFVPVHLGSNAFKQASMLLALFAGGDGYRVEENNGCLMLGWHTRPLIATSAWRLANKQAAVAH from the coding sequence ATGAAAAGGGAATACTCAAATCTCCACCCTCGTTTAGACCCAGCTACTGCTGGCAGCTCTTCTTCTGGCTACTCCAACATGCCACTTGCCAATTCCAATCTCAATAGTGATGCTTCTTGCAAAGCCAAGATGTGGGCTGACGATGCTCAAGCTGATGGTGGGATGGATGAGCTTTTGGCTGTTTTGGGTTACAAGGTAAGGTCGTCGGACATGGCGGAGGTCGCCCAGAAGCTTGAACAGCTAGAGGAAGTCATGGGTCAGGTACATGAAGATGGGTTTTCTCATATTGCTTCTGAAACAGTCCACTATAATCCCTCCGATCTATCTACATGGCTGGAAAGCATGCTCTCCGAGCTCAACCCAAATCCCATTTTTGATCCTGTTGTTGTGCCTGCCCAGCCTACTTTAGATGATTCATTTTTTGCTCCTCCTGAATCTTCCACCATCACCTCTATTGATTTTGCCGAACATACCCACCAACAAGGACGGCAAAAGCAGCAAAACACAAACAAGCAAAGTCGAGGTGTGGTGTTTGAAGAATCTTCTTCTTCTGATTACGATCTCAAAGCTATTCCTGGTAAGTCCGTTTTTGCCCAATCTCATCAAATTGATTCCTCCTCTTCGTCGTCTCGAGATCCCAAGCGCCTGAAACCCGCTACCTCAGACCACCTATACCCACCAGCAGCAGCATCACCGTCGTCTTCCACTATTGGTGCTGCTGGCTCCTTTGCTGTTTCAACTGAGTCAACTCGTCCAGTAGTCCTGGTTGACTCACAAGAGAACGGAATCCGCCTTGTTCATCTCCTAATGGCATGTGCCGAAGCCGTCCAACAAAATAATATACCTCTTGCGGAAGCCCTCGTCAAGCAAATCGGTTACTTGGCCGTCTCTCAAGCCGGAGCTATGCGTAAGGTTGCCACCTACTTCGCCGAGGCCTTGGCTCGCAGAATTTACAGGCTCTATCCTCAAAGTCCCATCGACCATTCTCTCTCCGATATTCTACAGATGCACTTCTATGAAACCTGTCCTTATCTCAAATTCGCTCACTTCACAGCAAATCAAGCAATCCTCGAGGCCTTTGAAGGGAAAAAACGAGTGCACGTTATCGACTTCTCCATGAATCAAGGGATGCAGTGGCCTGCCTTGTTGCAAGCTCTCGCGCTCAGGCCTGGTGGTCCGCCGGCTTTTCGCTTAACCGGGATTGGACCGCCGTCTCATGATAACTCCGATCATCTTCAAGAAGTAGGCTGGAAGTTGGCTCAGTTGGCAGAGACTATACATGTTGAATTCGAGTATCGGGGATTTGTGGCTAATAGTCTAGCTGATCTCGACGCTTCTATGCTCGAACTCAGACCCAGTGAGTTCGAGTCCGTCGCTGTTAACTCCGTTTTCGAGTTGCATAAGTTGTTGGCGAGGCCAGGCGCCATCGAAAAGGTTCTCACGGTGGTGAAACAGATGAAACCAGAGATTATTACAATTGTTGAGCAAGAAGCGAACCATAATTGCCCGGTTTTCTTGGACCGATTCACGGAGTCATTGCATTACTACTCGACTCTGTTCGACTCATTGGAGGGATCGGTGAGTTCCCAGGATAAGGTGATGTCAGAGGTGTATTTAGGGAAGCAGATATGCAATGTCGTGGCATGTGAAGGAGTGGACCGAATCGAAAGACACGAGACGCTGACTCAGTGGCGAACTCGTCTGGGTTCCTCCGGATTTGTACCCGTTCATCTCGGATCAAACGCATTCAAGCAAGCAAGCATGCTACTAGCCTTATTTGCCGGCGGAGATGGGTACAGAGTGGAAGAGAACAACGGGTGTTTGATGCTGGGATGGCATACTAGGCCGCTGATCGCAACCTCAGCCTGGCGGCTGGCCAACAAACAAGCAGCTGTAGCTCACTGA